The stretch of DNA GATTCGAAAAGCACAAAATGTGACACTTCGGCACAAAAGTGTCACAACTCTGTCTCACCCGCCCTTGCCGGGCCTGAACAGGTGCACATCGCGCTGCGGGAAGGGGATGCTGATCTTCGCCTCGTCCAGCGATTCCTTGATGCGCTGGATGATCTCCTGGCGCGCAAGCCCCCAGGCGGCGGTCGGCACCCACACGCGCACCTGCCAGTTGATCGCCGAATCGCCGAACCCGTCGAGCACGACGGCGTGCTCTTCGGTCTTCAGCCGGCGCTCGACGCGATCGACGGCGCGCAGCAGCGCGGCACGGGTCTCGTCGATTTTCGCGCCGTACGCGACGCCCACGTTGATGTCGGCGCGCCGCTTGGTGTGGTAGGTGAAGTTCTCGATCGTGTCGCCGAAGAGTTTCGTGTTCGGCACGATCAGGCGACGGTTGTCCAGCGTGTCGATCGTCGTAAAGAACAGCTCGATCTCGTCGACCTTGCCGAACACCCCGGCGGCGTTCACGACGTCGCCCACCTTGAAGGGCCGGAAGATGAGCAGCATGATGCCCGACGCGAAGTTGGACAGCGTGCCCTGAAACGCCAGGCCGATCGCCAGGCCCATCGCGCCGATCACCACCGCGAAACTCGCGGTCTGGATGCCGAACACGCTCAGGATCGCCAGCAGCGCGAAGATGAGGATGCCCCACCTCGCCGCGTTCGCGAGGAACTTCGACAGCGTGATGTCGAACTTCGTGCGCAGCAGCGCCTTGCGGATGGTGCGGCTGGCCCACGAGGAGATGATGATCGCCGCCAGGAAGATCAGCAGCGCCTTGACCGTCGGCACGCCGTACTGCTCGGCCACGTGCACCACCGTCTCGTAGTCGAGGTTGGTGATGTCGATCAGTGGCTTGTCCTCGGGGACCGGGGCCGGGGGAGGCGAGAGCGACGCGACGGCGGCCTTGGCCGCGTCGGCGGCGGCCTGCGCCGCTTCTGCTGCCTTCTCCGCCGCCGCCTGGGCGGCCTGCGCGAGCTGGTCGGGGTTCTGGGCGGGCGTTGCTGTCGCGATCATCGCGTCAATCCTTGTCGATCATGCGGTCACAGTCGTGGTCGCTGGAAAGAACGCGCCGCGGCGTGGGCCCCGGCGCGTCGGAGTGGTCAACGGACTCTGCTCAGAACGCCCAGACGAGGGCGAGGTAGTAATCGAAGTCGTTCTTCTTGGCGTCGCCGCCGGGATCGGAGTCGTAGCGGTTCTCGAAGCCGATCTTCAGCGTCATATTGACATCGGGGTCGACGAGGATCTCCCACCCGCCGCGCGCGAGGCCTCGGAACTCGCCGCCGTCGTCGAGGTTGGGGTAGATCTCGCCGGTGAGGAAGATCTTCTGGCGCTCGGTGATCCTGTGCTCGAAGTCGGCGCCGATGAGGGCTTCGGGGGTGAACCCGTCGTCGTTTCCGCCGGTGCGGTAGTTGCCGCCGATACCCAGTCGCCCGACGAGGAGCGTCTTGTCGTTCTTGATGAACTCGTAGCCGGGGCCGATGAAGACCGCGGTGCGCGTGTTCCAGTCCTGGAACTGGTCGTACTCGGAGCGCAGCGTGGCGAAGAATCGCCAGGGGGATTCCTTGAAGAGCCAGTCGTTGCGCGCGTCGAGCGCGACGCGGTTGTCGGAGGTGTCGCCGTCGTCGCGCGCGTAGAGGAAGAAGAAGCCCAGGCGCGTGTCGTAATCGTCGGTCTGGCGTCGCCCGCTCACCCCGCCGCGGAACGAGACACGCTCGCTGTTGCCGGTCGTGCCGTTGAGGCCCAGCTCGACGGAGCCCTCCCACCCCTCTTTCCACGACGAGGGCTGGGGAGGGACGATCGCGGCGTCGGCGTCCGGTTGGGCGGCGGCGGCGGCGTCCTGACGCATGACCTCGGCGGCGTCGAGCGCGAGCGAGGTGTTGAACTCGGCGCCGGACGCCGCGCCAGCGAGTGCGACAAAGGAGCACGAAGCGAGGGAAAGAATGGAACGGGTCACGGCCGACTCCCTGCAGTCTGAAAGGATTGCGACAACGCCGGTCCGCGACCGGGCCTCCACGCGAGGGTAGCCGGGCGCGCGCAGGATCGCACCCTCACGGACGCCGAAACAGCGC from Phycisphaeraceae bacterium encodes:
- a CDS encoding mechanosensitive ion channel; amino-acid sequence: MIATATPAQNPDQLAQAAQAAAEKAAEAAQAAADAAKAAVASLSPPPAPVPEDKPLIDITNLDYETVVHVAEQYGVPTVKALLIFLAAIIISSWASRTIRKALLRTKFDITLSKFLANAARWGILIFALLAILSVFGIQTASFAVVIGAMGLAIGLAFQGTLSNFASGIMLLIFRPFKVGDVVNAAGVFGKVDEIELFFTTIDTLDNRRLIVPNTKLFGDTIENFTYHTKRRADINVGVAYGAKIDETRAALLRAVDRVERRLKTEEHAVVLDGFGDSAINWQVRVWVPTAAWGLARQEIIQRIKESLDEAKISIPFPQRDVHLFRPGKGG
- a CDS encoding DUF481 domain-containing protein, whose translation is MTRSILSLASCSFVALAGAASGAEFNTSLALDAAEVMRQDAAAAAQPDADAAIVPPQPSSWKEGWEGSVELGLNGTTGNSERVSFRGGVSGRRQTDDYDTRLGFFFLYARDDGDTSDNRVALDARNDWLFKESPWRFFATLRSEYDQFQDWNTRTAVFIGPGYEFIKNDKTLLVGRLGIGGNYRTGGNDDGFTPEALIGADFEHRITERQKIFLTGEIYPNLDDGGEFRGLARGGWEILVDPDVNMTLKIGFENRYDSDPGGDAKKNDFDYYLALVWAF